A single genomic interval of Agromyces cerinus harbors:
- a CDS encoding dsRBD fold-containing protein — translation MSATQWNITVDIDEQEDTTMAYASLRTPAGHEVTGAGQAQRNPHDPSVPEIGDELAVSRALRTSPND, via the coding sequence ATGTCTGCGACGCAGTGGAACATCACCGTCGACATCGACGAACAAGAAGACACGACGATGGCATACGCCAGCCTGCGCACGCCCGCGGGTCACGAAGTGACCGGCGCCGGCCAGGCGCAGCGCAATCCGCACGATCCGAGCGTGCCCGAGATCGGCGACGAGCTCGCAGTGTCGCGCGCATTGCGAACCTCGCCGAACGACTGA
- a CDS encoding sensor histidine kinase: protein MNSIVDAGPTTDGRRDGLFRRNPALTDLIVAAAYAIPLGLVSLRLLQLSDSPLVWRVLAGVAVVVLHAATALRRRWPRLAFGVGAGMALVLALLPPLQDAAGNAFPAFALPSILVFGVLVFTAARVLGARDSWVCLAVALAVAAVVVVRLWNPQVWGRPSDEGELIIWRAALTLGITATILCLWALGRLARVRDSYFAELREKAERADADRARERAEAARAERDRISRELHDIVSHSLAVMVSQAEGGRLSDPTAPTAATFATISRIGRESLRDMRGLLGVLRSDVGTERAPQPGLADLPALVDQVRAAGVELVDEASGDQRRLRPAADLAAYRVVQEALTNVLKHAGPAPEAGLSLDWHADRLVIRVHDTGAGPDVDVDADSAGLDGMRERLQIIGGSLETHGRAGEGFTLTATIPYDDGSLP from the coding sequence ATGAACTCCATCGTCGACGCAGGGCCCACGACCGACGGGCGGCGGGACGGCCTGTTCAGGCGGAATCCTGCGCTCACCGATCTGATCGTGGCCGCGGCCTACGCGATCCCGCTCGGCCTCGTGTCGCTGCGCCTCTTGCAGCTCTCCGACAGCCCACTCGTGTGGCGGGTGCTCGCCGGCGTCGCGGTCGTCGTGTTGCATGCGGCGACGGCGCTGCGGCGCCGTTGGCCCCGACTCGCGTTCGGCGTTGGCGCGGGAATGGCACTGGTGCTTGCGCTGCTTCCTCCGTTGCAGGATGCCGCGGGGAACGCGTTCCCGGCGTTCGCGTTGCCGAGCATCCTCGTCTTCGGCGTGCTCGTGTTCACGGCGGCGCGCGTGCTCGGTGCACGCGACAGCTGGGTCTGTCTGGCTGTCGCGCTCGCCGTCGCCGCCGTCGTCGTGGTTCGGCTCTGGAACCCGCAGGTCTGGGGCAGGCCGTCCGACGAGGGCGAGCTCATCATCTGGCGCGCGGCGCTGACGCTCGGCATCACGGCGACGATTCTCTGCCTGTGGGCGCTGGGCCGGCTCGCCAGAGTTCGAGACTCCTATTTCGCCGAGCTGAGGGAGAAGGCGGAACGGGCCGATGCCGACCGGGCGCGTGAACGGGCGGAGGCGGCTCGCGCCGAACGGGATCGCATCAGCCGCGAACTCCACGACATCGTCTCCCACTCCTTGGCCGTCATGGTGAGCCAGGCCGAAGGCGGCCGACTCTCCGATCCGACCGCGCCGACGGCCGCGACGTTCGCCACGATCTCGAGGATCGGCCGCGAATCCCTGCGGGACATGCGCGGACTGCTGGGCGTGCTGAGGTCGGATGTCGGAACCGAGCGAGCGCCCCAACCGGGCTTGGCGGATCTGCCGGCACTGGTGGACCAGGTGCGCGCAGCGGGCGTGGAGCTCGTCGACGAGGCATCCGGTGACCAGCGTCGGCTTCGCCCCGCAGCCGACCTCGCCGCCTATCGTGTCGTGCAGGAAGCACTGACCAACGTGCTCAAGCACGCAGGCCCCGCACCGGAGGCCGGCCTCAGCCTCGACTGGCATGCCGACCGGCTCGTCATCCGCGTGCACGACACCGGCGCGGGCCCCGACGTCGACGTCGATGCCGACAGTGCCGGGCTGGACGGCATGCGGGAGCGACTGCAGATCATCGGCGGTTCGCTCGAGACCCATGGGCGCGCGGGCGAGGGGTTCACGCTCACCGCAACCATCCCCTACGACGACGGGAGTCTGCCATGA
- a CDS encoding dihydrofolate reductase family protein: protein MRSITVTNNVSLDGVMQAPMSPDEDTRGGFTLGGWALGATADPELGAEMGKGMAKTGAMLFGHRTYDHMAAFWPHQTDGNPFTEHLNRTEKYVVTRHPSLELDWQHSTVVAGDAAQTVAELKATDGGDLSILGSGELVRALAKVGLIDEYVLIIHPVLLGSGQRMFEGVHQKLTLLSSLTTGTGITLARYAPAD from the coding sequence ATGCGCAGCATCACCGTGACCAACAACGTCTCGCTCGACGGCGTGATGCAGGCGCCGATGTCGCCCGACGAGGACACCCGCGGCGGCTTCACCCTGGGCGGCTGGGCGCTCGGTGCGACCGCCGACCCCGAGCTCGGCGCCGAGATGGGCAAGGGCATGGCCAAGACCGGCGCGATGCTCTTCGGCCACCGCACCTACGACCACATGGCCGCCTTCTGGCCGCACCAGACCGACGGCAACCCGTTCACCGAGCACCTCAACCGCACCGAGAAGTACGTCGTCACGCGACATCCGTCACTCGAACTCGATTGGCAGCACTCCACGGTCGTCGCGGGCGACGCCGCGCAGACGGTCGCCGAGCTGAAGGCGACGGATGGCGGTGACCTCTCGATCCTCGGCAGCGGCGAGCTCGTGCGCGCGCTCGCGAAGGTCGGGCTCATCGACGAATACGTGCTGATCATCCACCCCGTGCTGCTCGGCAGCGGGCAGCGCATGTTCGAGGGGGTGCATCAGAAGCTGACGCTCCTGAGCAGCCTGACGACAGGCACTGGCATCACGCTGGCGCGGTACGCGCCCGCCGACTGA
- a CDS encoding response regulator transcription factor, with amino-acid sequence MIRLLIVDDQELLRQGLAMVARSQPDMDVVAEAGHGGEALQVLETEQIDVVVMDVRMPVMDGIVATREIQKLVDAPKVLVLTTFDLDEYAFDALRAGASGFILKDAPGEEIIAAIRHVHHGDAVIAPATTRRLIDHLTAPTGDPDAVLRKLTDRERDVFLGLARGDSNTEIGARLFLSETTVKTHVGRILSKLGLRDRIQAVVLAYETGVVARGTRHSPDTP; translated from the coding sequence ATGATCCGCTTGCTGATCGTCGACGATCAAGAACTCCTGCGACAGGGCCTCGCGATGGTGGCTCGGTCCCAACCCGACATGGACGTCGTCGCAGAAGCCGGCCATGGCGGCGAGGCGCTCCAGGTTCTCGAGACCGAGCAGATCGATGTCGTCGTGATGGATGTGCGCATGCCGGTCATGGACGGCATCGTGGCCACGCGCGAGATCCAGAAGCTGGTCGACGCTCCGAAGGTGCTCGTGCTCACGACCTTCGACCTCGACGAGTACGCGTTCGATGCACTCCGTGCGGGAGCGAGCGGCTTCATCCTGAAGGATGCACCCGGCGAGGAGATCATCGCCGCGATCCGGCACGTCCACCACGGCGACGCCGTCATCGCTCCGGCGACCACCCGTCGCCTCATCGACCATCTCACCGCTCCGACGGGAGACCCCGACGCCGTCTTGCGAAAGCTCACCGACCGGGAGCGAGACGTCTTCCTCGGCCTCGCACGCGGCGACTCGAACACCGAGATCGGGGCGCGGCTGTTCCTCTCCGAGACCACGGTGAAGACCCATGTCGGGCGCATCCTGAGCAAGCTCGGCCTCCGAGACCGGATCCAGGCCGTGGTGCTGGCCTACGAGACCGGGGTCGTCGCTCGCGGCACCCGGCATTCGCCCGACACGCCCTAG
- a CDS encoding MFS transporter, whose translation MREEVTRTGTDAEPRSREVLRVPAFALFWSATTIRAFGSAIAGVAFQVLIVTVLNATPIEISILSALGVVPYLFLGLIVGALMDRWRRQRTLIITSVGRAIVLGSIPVLLLLDALTFWSLAGVMLTLGVLTLFADSAAQPLLPNLVPRSSLVMANARLGQSETVAGTAGPALGGALFTLLGAPILFAFDAVINAVSAVLQSRISVQEAAPQPRPRGRHIGHDIVEGLRYTYRHRTLRPLALSIHIWFLANSIVSTVFAVFVLRELDLAPGAFGVALAFGGVGGFLGALFAPRIGMRLGAGRAILLGRALAIVPWLALAVLPIDASTDLGVLMPVVSAAQFVFGLSTGIEDANDTGYRQAVAPDAIQGRMNSTIRTVNRVVFFLGALLTGLLATLLGYQSTFGVAAIIFTVAALVVAVSPLRSARHEDAAETHA comes from the coding sequence GTGCGCGAAGAGGTGACTCGAACCGGCACCGATGCCGAGCCTCGCTCGCGCGAGGTGCTCCGCGTTCCCGCCTTCGCACTGTTCTGGAGCGCCACGACGATCCGTGCCTTCGGGAGCGCGATCGCAGGTGTCGCTTTCCAGGTGCTGATCGTGACGGTGCTGAACGCCACACCGATCGAGATCAGCATCCTGAGTGCGCTCGGCGTTGTGCCGTACCTCTTCCTCGGCCTGATCGTCGGTGCGCTCATGGACCGATGGCGGCGTCAACGGACGTTGATCATCACCAGCGTCGGGCGAGCGATCGTCCTCGGATCGATCCCCGTGCTGCTCCTCCTCGACGCGCTCACCTTCTGGTCGCTCGCCGGCGTCATGCTGACGCTCGGCGTCCTGACGCTCTTCGCGGACTCCGCCGCCCAGCCGCTGCTTCCGAACCTCGTTCCGCGAAGCTCACTCGTGATGGCCAACGCGCGGCTCGGCCAGAGCGAGACCGTCGCCGGAACGGCCGGGCCCGCGCTGGGCGGCGCCCTGTTCACGCTGCTCGGTGCGCCGATCCTGTTCGCATTCGACGCGGTGATCAACGCCGTCTCGGCGGTGCTCCAGTCCCGCATCTCGGTGCAGGAGGCAGCGCCGCAGCCCCGCCCGCGAGGCCGTCACATCGGGCACGACATCGTCGAAGGACTGCGCTACACCTATCGGCACCGCACCCTCCGCCCGCTCGCACTCTCGATCCACATCTGGTTCCTCGCGAACAGCATCGTGTCGACCGTGTTCGCCGTGTTCGTCCTTCGGGAGTTGGACCTCGCGCCCGGGGCGTTCGGCGTCGCACTCGCCTTCGGCGGAGTCGGCGGCTTTCTCGGCGCCCTCTTCGCGCCTCGCATCGGTATGCGGCTCGGTGCAGGGCGGGCGATCCTCTTGGGCCGCGCGCTCGCCATCGTGCCGTGGCTCGCGTTGGCGGTGCTGCCGATCGACGCCTCGACCGACCTCGGGGTGCTCATGCCCGTCGTCTCGGCTGCGCAGTTCGTGTTCGGCCTCTCGACGGGCATCGAGGATGCGAACGACACCGGCTACCGACAGGCCGTGGCGCCCGACGCGATTCAGGGCCGCATGAACTCGACCATCCGCACGGTCAACCGCGTCGTCTTCTTCCTCGGCGCATTGCTGACGGGGCTCCTCGCGACGCTCCTGGGCTACCAGTCGACCTTCGGGGTCGCAGCGATCATCTTCACCGTCGCCGCCCTCGTCGTCGCGGTGTCTCCGCTGCGCAGCGCTCGCCACGAGGACGCAGCAGAGACGCACGCCTGA
- a CDS encoding cellulase family glycosylhydrolase, translating into MPTTLHRAAAGFALATAAALALVPAAAAAAAPATTEPSSSRSAAKPAPAASDDGSTITTADGRVFITDDQGRALQLRGYNAAKYVHDRLTPADIESMADQGFNFLRLVVQWQYFEPEQGEYDEAYFDYVDSVLDAADREGVHVMLDMHQDVYGPVFGASGAPEWATRTDGLPFVDDPANWFNNYFQPAVMRAFTHLYDDADLRAAQQQLWVRVADRFEGHDSLLGYDLFNEPFGEFYEDEDWVTASARIESTKISDMYDRLIESVRSVDDESWIFVEPTVLVGYGVPTQLRSFDDPKVGYAPHFYNTGVEEGGDWTGDDFVVNYEAAISAYPTANGMPMIVGEWGVPNSRTPGNAALVAAQVAAMERFASGWSIWYYCRSDGGGYCAMNATGGAAPGNEPAFGPYARAIAGTPGSEHFNAASGDYTVSFTAGAGPTEIWVPTTTYAQAPEVSITGGKAHYNAKKQTLRITAKPGSKVTLTLER; encoded by the coding sequence ATGCCCACGACCTTGCACCGAGCCGCCGCGGGGTTCGCCCTCGCCACCGCGGCCGCACTCGCCCTCGTTCCGGCGGCCGCAGCAGCGGCCGCGCCTGCGACCACGGAGCCGAGCAGCAGCCGCAGTGCCGCGAAGCCGGCCCCCGCGGCATCCGACGACGGAAGCACCATCACGACCGCCGACGGCCGCGTCTTCATCACCGACGACCAGGGCCGTGCGCTGCAACTGCGCGGCTACAACGCGGCGAAGTACGTGCACGACCGGCTGACGCCCGCCGACATCGAGTCGATGGCCGACCAGGGCTTCAACTTCCTTCGGCTCGTCGTGCAGTGGCAGTACTTCGAGCCCGAGCAGGGCGAGTACGACGAGGCGTACTTCGACTATGTCGACTCGGTGCTCGACGCGGCCGACCGCGAGGGCGTGCACGTCATGCTCGACATGCACCAAGACGTCTACGGGCCCGTGTTCGGCGCCTCCGGCGCGCCCGAGTGGGCCACCCGCACCGACGGGCTGCCGTTCGTCGACGACCCGGCCAACTGGTTCAACAACTACTTCCAGCCCGCGGTCATGCGCGCCTTCACGCACCTCTACGACGATGCCGACCTGCGTGCGGCGCAGCAGCAGCTGTGGGTCCGCGTCGCCGACCGCTTCGAGGGCCACGACAGCCTGCTCGGCTACGACCTGTTCAACGAGCCCTTCGGCGAGTTCTACGAGGACGAGGACTGGGTCACCGCCTCGGCGCGCATCGAGTCGACCAAGATCAGCGACATGTACGACCGGCTGATCGAATCGGTGCGTTCGGTCGACGACGAGTCGTGGATCTTCGTCGAGCCGACCGTGCTCGTCGGCTACGGCGTGCCCACGCAGCTGCGCAGCTTCGACGACCCGAAGGTCGGCTACGCCCCGCACTTCTACAACACGGGTGTCGAAGAGGGCGGCGACTGGACCGGCGACGACTTCGTGGTGAACTACGAGGCCGCGATCTCGGCCTACCCGACCGCGAACGGCATGCCGATGATCGTCGGCGAGTGGGGCGTGCCCAACTCGCGCACGCCGGGCAATGCCGCGCTCGTCGCCGCACAGGTCGCGGCGATGGAGCGCTTCGCGAGCGGCTGGTCGATCTGGTACTACTGCCGCAGCGACGGGGGCGGCTACTGCGCGATGAACGCCACGGGCGGAGCCGCACCCGGCAACGAGCCCGCGTTCGGCCCGTATGCACGCGCGATCGCCGGCACCCCCGGTTCGGAGCACTTCAACGCTGCCAGCGGTGACTACACGGTGAGCTTCACGGCCGGCGCCGGCCCGACCGAGATCTGGGTGCCGACGACGACCTACGCGCAGGCACCCGAGGTGTCGATCACGGGTGGCAAGGCGCACTACAACGCGAAGAAGCAGACCCTGCGCATCACGGCGAAGCCGGGTTCGAAAGTGACACTGACGCTCGAGCGGTGA
- a CDS encoding FAD-binding oxidoreductase — protein MTVAVDAAAFSELASGFAGELVRPHDGTYDEHRRVWNGSIDRRPAVIARCAGADDIGASLLFARRTGLPVAVRGGGHSFPGLSVCDDGIVIDLAPMRAVTVDPEARTVHVQAGALLGDVDQATQPSGLAVPSGIVTHTGVAGLTLGGGIGWIMRKHGLSIDQLSSVELTTAAGERVIASDAENADLFWGVRGGGGNFGIVTAFDFNLCEVGPTVVAGPIFWPIEQSPQVLRFYRDWIADAPDELMTIVLHRKAPPLPYVPPELHGKLIVGVVCCYTGPIEEGERVVRPMKRFGTPVLDLCEPKPFLEHQAMFDPSFPPGRWYYFRSCDVAELSDEVIDITVEHTRRIQSPLTSFPIWQMGGAVARVGEHETAFNGRSVGHTFNINAATATSEGFDAEREWVRDFWSALEPFHTSVYVNFLMEEGEERIRQAYGPEKYDRLKALKRTYDPGNLFKLNQNIPPD, from the coding sequence ATGACCGTGGCGGTCGATGCAGCCGCGTTCAGCGAGCTGGCATCGGGGTTCGCTGGCGAACTCGTGCGGCCGCACGACGGCACTTACGACGAGCACCGCAGGGTCTGGAACGGATCGATCGATCGTCGTCCCGCCGTGATCGCGCGATGCGCCGGAGCCGACGACATCGGTGCGTCGCTGCTGTTCGCCCGCCGCACGGGGCTGCCCGTGGCGGTTCGCGGGGGCGGCCACAGCTTTCCCGGGCTCTCGGTGTGCGACGACGGCATCGTGATCGACCTCGCACCGATGCGGGCGGTCACCGTCGATCCCGAGGCGCGCACGGTGCACGTGCAGGCGGGCGCACTGCTCGGCGACGTCGATCAGGCCACGCAGCCCTCGGGGCTCGCGGTGCCGAGCGGCATCGTCACGCACACGGGCGTGGCCGGCCTGACGCTCGGCGGCGGCATCGGATGGATCATGCGCAAGCACGGCCTGAGCATCGACCAGCTCTCGTCGGTGGAGCTCACCACCGCCGCGGGCGAGCGCGTCATCGCGAGCGACGCCGAAAACGCCGACCTCTTCTGGGGCGTGCGCGGTGGTGGCGGCAACTTCGGCATCGTCACGGCATTCGACTTCAACCTGTGCGAGGTCGGCCCGACCGTGGTCGCGGGCCCCATCTTCTGGCCGATCGAGCAGTCGCCGCAGGTGCTGCGCTTCTATCGCGATTGGATCGCCGACGCCCCCGACGAGCTGATGACGATCGTGCTGCACCGCAAGGCGCCGCCACTCCCCTACGTTCCGCCCGAACTGCACGGCAAGCTCATCGTCGGCGTGGTCTGCTGCTACACGGGGCCCATCGAAGAGGGCGAGCGAGTCGTGCGCCCGATGAAGCGATTCGGCACGCCGGTGCTCGACCTGTGCGAACCGAAGCCCTTCCTCGAGCACCAGGCGATGTTCGATCCGTCTTTCCCACCCGGCCGCTGGTACTACTTCCGCTCCTGCGACGTCGCCGAGCTGAGCGACGAGGTCATCGACATCACGGTCGAGCACACGCGGCGCATCCAGTCGCCGCTCACGAGCTTCCCCATCTGGCAGATGGGCGGCGCGGTCGCCAGGGTCGGCGAGCACGAGACCGCGTTCAACGGGCGCAGCGTCGGGCACACCTTCAACATCAACGCGGCGACCGCGACATCCGAGGGCTTCGATGCCGAACGCGAATGGGTGCGCGACTTCTGGTCGGCGCTCGAGCCGTTCCACACGAGCGTCTACGTGAACTTCCTCATGGAGGAGGGCGAGGAGCGTATCCGCCAGGCCTATGGACCGGAGAAGTACGACCGGCTCAAGGCTCTCAAGCGCACGTACGACCCTGGCAACCTCTTCAAGCTCAACCAGAACATCCCACCGGATTGA
- a CDS encoding ATP-binding protein has protein sequence MRDWSAPALPAVWTTSGQPPFIARHDEVAALDAAWADATAGAGRAVFVSGDAGSGKSRLVSEVCTRLSAGGAAVLTGSCIQEIGAPFEPFGEPLRAVLPAYRADAAAASALESAELLERVLEQTDQDAADRSTGQERVYAAVVDVLRAAAERRPVVLALDDLHWAGPAAMRLLSRVVEGTTDRRVLIVGAFRNSPPDRSEPLADSLAPLARLTGVQRIDLSPFTLDQIADYVVIRAGLSRERALDSAEVLRELTGGNPFLLRAMWRPVVEAEQRGGERVIELPDTVSDMARSRIALLDETQRSVLVLAAVLGQEVDLAEVLGISEASVEVTLGAMDAAVRGGLIEPPRRAGDHYRFTHAIARQAIIDVIPATEVLRTHARIAQTLEADFPAAPRLVQRLAHHYAAARALGFGDRAVTYLARAAELAEGRVAHDDAGSLFVRAAEITPDTEERAELLLRAAESWDLAADTARARATFERASEVGNARQRLRAAIGYEDASWRPGLPGFRARDMLTAALAAVPTDDDDPLCIEALGSLARAMAFTGAVDEAEQIAARAVELARARGDPHLLAATLRTSVTLTLRPRGVAGRLDRATELVGLTNSRVNDWLGAASMYRAAYSYLVGDRVGLDESERHLDEMRRNWERHWNYWVECVRFTRELVAGDLDEAAAACRRAQQREGVFRDDATSGASALQTYMVRREAGLLEAVRPLISGEESPTERWAPGLLALYTELELERPARRALAWVLERTEAEPSISSDWPARLVFMTEAALWLGDADTAAVLHPWLEEYAGLNLMSGLFIAPFGAADCYLGEIESLCGFGAPGERFAAAVDLAERSDAGLHAARALAAHAAHLRRADPRSPAASALATRARAIAEPAGLVKVLRSLDTGGEASARSVHGLTAREREVIGLIAEGRSNRDIAAALVISEHTAANHVRNILTKIGAVNRTQAAMFAREHGLVGEGA, from the coding sequence ATGCGGGATTGGTCCGCCCCGGCGCTGCCGGCGGTTTGGACGACCTCCGGCCAGCCTCCGTTCATCGCGCGACACGACGAGGTCGCGGCGCTCGATGCCGCGTGGGCCGACGCGACCGCCGGCGCCGGGCGGGCGGTCTTCGTCAGCGGCGACGCGGGCTCGGGCAAGTCGCGGCTCGTGAGCGAGGTGTGCACCCGGCTCAGCGCGGGCGGCGCCGCCGTGCTCACCGGCTCCTGCATCCAAGAGATCGGCGCCCCGTTCGAACCGTTCGGCGAGCCGTTGCGCGCAGTGCTGCCCGCCTACCGAGCGGATGCCGCAGCGGCATCCGCCCTCGAATCGGCCGAGCTGCTCGAACGCGTGCTCGAGCAGACCGATCAGGATGCCGCGGACCGCTCGACCGGGCAGGAGCGCGTGTACGCCGCGGTCGTGGACGTGCTGCGTGCGGCCGCCGAGCGCCGACCGGTGGTGCTCGCCCTCGACGACCTGCATTGGGCGGGGCCTGCGGCCATGCGACTGCTCAGCCGGGTCGTCGAGGGTACGACCGATCGCCGGGTGCTCATCGTGGGCGCGTTCCGCAACTCCCCGCCCGATCGCTCGGAGCCGCTCGCCGATTCGCTCGCACCGCTCGCACGGCTGACCGGCGTGCAGCGCATCGACCTCTCGCCCTTCACGCTCGACCAGATCGCCGACTACGTCGTGATCCGTGCCGGGCTCTCGCGTGAGCGCGCCCTCGACTCGGCAGAGGTGCTGCGCGAGCTCACGGGCGGCAACCCGTTCCTGCTGCGGGCGATGTGGCGGCCGGTGGTCGAGGCGGAGCAGCGCGGGGGCGAGCGCGTGATCGAGCTGCCCGACACGGTGAGCGACATGGCGCGGTCGCGCATCGCCCTGCTCGACGAGACGCAGCGGTCGGTGCTCGTGCTCGCCGCCGTGCTCGGCCAGGAGGTCGACCTCGCCGAAGTGCTCGGCATCAGCGAGGCATCCGTCGAGGTCACGCTGGGGGCGATGGATGCCGCGGTGCGCGGCGGCCTCATCGAGCCACCGCGGCGGGCCGGCGACCACTACCGGTTCACGCACGCGATCGCGCGGCAGGCGATCATCGACGTGATTCCCGCGACCGAGGTGCTGCGCACCCACGCGCGCATCGCGCAGACGCTCGAGGCCGATTTCCCGGCAGCTCCGCGACTCGTGCAGCGGCTCGCCCACCACTACGCCGCGGCGCGCGCCCTCGGCTTCGGCGATCGGGCCGTGACGTACCTCGCCCGTGCCGCCGAGCTCGCCGAGGGCCGCGTCGCCCACGACGACGCCGGCTCCCTGTTCGTGCGCGCCGCCGAGATCACGCCCGACACCGAGGAACGCGCCGAGCTGCTGCTGCGCGCCGCGGAGAGCTGGGACCTCGCGGCCGACACCGCGCGGGCGCGCGCCACCTTCGAGCGGGCGAGCGAGGTGGGCAACGCCCGGCAGCGCCTGCGTGCCGCGATCGGCTACGAGGATGCCTCGTGGCGGCCGGGGCTGCCCGGGTTCCGCGCTCGTGACATGCTCACGGCGGCCCTCGCGGCGGTGCCGACCGATGACGACGACCCGCTCTGCATCGAGGCGCTCGGCTCGCTCGCGCGGGCGATGGCGTTCACCGGCGCCGTCGACGAGGCCGAGCAGATCGCCGCTCGCGCGGTCGAGCTCGCCCGTGCGCGCGGCGACCCGCACCTGCTCGCGGCGACGCTGCGCACGTCGGTGACGCTGACACTGCGCCCCCGCGGTGTCGCCGGGCGCCTCGACCGCGCGACCGAACTTGTGGGGCTCACCAATTCGAGGGTGAACGACTGGCTCGGCGCCGCGTCGATGTACCGGGCGGCGTACTCGTACCTCGTGGGCGATCGCGTCGGCCTCGACGAGTCGGAGCGCCACCTCGACGAGATGCGACGCAACTGGGAGCGGCACTGGAACTACTGGGTCGAGTGCGTGCGATTCACCCGGGAGCTCGTCGCCGGCGACCTCGACGAGGCCGCGGCCGCCTGCCGGCGCGCGCAACAGCGCGAGGGCGTCTTCCGCGACGACGCGACGTCGGGGGCGAGCGCCCTGCAGACGTACATGGTGCGCCGGGAGGCGGGGCTTCTCGAGGCCGTGCGGCCGCTCATCAGCGGCGAGGAGTCGCCCACCGAGCGATGGGCGCCGGGGCTGCTCGCTCTCTACACCGAGCTCGAACTCGAGCGCCCCGCGCGCCGCGCGCTCGCCTGGGTGCTCGAACGCACCGAGGCCGAGCCGAGCATCTCGAGCGACTGGCCGGCCCGGCTCGTCTTCATGACCGAGGCCGCGCTCTGGCTCGGCGACGCCGACACCGCCGCGGTGCTGCACCCCTGGCTCGAGGAGTACGCCGGGCTGAACCTCATGTCGGGGCTGTTCATCGCGCCGTTCGGCGCCGCCGACTGCTACCTCGGCGAGATCGAGTCGCTCTGCGGGTTCGGTGCGCCCGGCGAACGCTTCGCCGCCGCCGTCGACCTCGCTGAACGCAGTGACGCCGGCCTGCATGCCGCCCGGGCCCTCGCCGCCCATGCGGCGCACCTGCGCCGGGCCGACCCCCGATCGCCCGCGGCGAGCGCACTCGCCACTCGGGCACGCGCGATCGCCGAGCCCGCCGGGCTGGTGAAGGTGCTGCGGTCGCTCGACACGGGGGGCGAGGCATCCGCTCGGTCGGTGCACGGGCTGACCGCGCGCGAACGCGAGGTCATCGGGCTGATCGCCGAGGGGCGCAGCAATCGCGACATCGCCGCGGCGCTCGTGATCAGCGAGCACACGGCGGCGAACCATGTGCGCAACATCCTGACGAAGATCGGGGCGGTCAACCGCACGCAGGCGGCGATGTTCGCGCGCGAACACGGGTTGGTGGGCGAGGGCGCCTAG
- a CDS encoding DUF4242 domain-containing protein codes for MPYFIIERNYAEDVPVPLEAAADINLINDEEEVRWLYSFLSVDRRKSYCLYEAASMEAIRAAAVRAGMPADVITEVDGRMMPTGNLAAVS; via the coding sequence ATGCCGTACTTCATCATCGAGCGCAACTACGCCGAAGACGTTCCGGTGCCGCTCGAGGCCGCTGCCGACATCAACCTCATCAACGATGAGGAGGAGGTGCGGTGGCTCTACTCCTTCCTCTCGGTCGACCGGCGCAAGAGCTACTGCCTCTACGAGGCGGCGTCGATGGAGGCTATTCGGGCGGCGGCCGTGCGTGCCGGCATGCCCGCCGACGTCATCACCGAGGTCGACGGCCGCATGATGCCGACGGGCAACCTCGCCGCCGTCAGCTAG
- a CDS encoding VOC family protein, whose translation MDMLMGDQIAAAHLTDWRKLAQGLHARYLIDDFGAGARFVVAVGEAGDALGHHPRVSIGTGYIDLELVSDDAIYRDDDGTEYVVEWVTQQDVDLARRITSIAADHGLDADPASVSEIELGLDTARSATIAPVWAALLTGSAESQGRGTPGDEIRDATVRVPNLWFEEADQHEAPRQRFHLEVYVAPEAVEPRVAAALAAGGTIVDDSDSPSLTVIADQDGNKAVIATKG comes from the coding sequence ATGGACATGCTGATGGGCGACCAGATCGCCGCGGCCCACCTGACCGACTGGCGCAAGCTCGCCCAGGGGCTCCATGCGCGGTACCTGATCGATGATTTCGGCGCCGGCGCACGGTTCGTCGTCGCCGTGGGCGAGGCGGGCGACGCGCTCGGCCACCACCCGCGCGTCTCGATCGGCACCGGGTACATCGACCTCGAACTGGTCAGCGACGACGCCATCTACCGCGACGACGACGGCACTGAGTACGTCGTCGAATGGGTGACCCAGCAGGATGTCGACCTCGCGCGCCGCATCACGTCGATAGCTGCCGACCACGGGCTCGACGCCGATCCGGCCTCGGTCAGCGAGATCGAGCTCGGCCTCGACACGGCGCGCTCGGCGACCATCGCCCCGGTGTGGGCGGCCCTCCTGACCGGCAGCGCCGAGTCCCAGGGCCGCGGTACCCCCGGCGACGAGATCCGGGATGCCACGGTGCGGGTGCCGAACCTGTGGTTCGAGGAGGCCGACCAGCACGAGGCCCCGCGGCAGCGATTCCACCTCGAGGTCTACGTGGCGCCCGAGGCGGTCGAGCCACGCGTCGCCGCCGCCCTTGCCGCTGGCGGAACCATCGTCGACGACAGCGACTCGCCATCGCTCACGGTGATCGCCGACCAAGACGGCAACAAGGCAGTCATTGCGACGAAGGGGTAA